In Triticum aestivum cultivar Chinese Spring chromosome 5B, IWGSC CS RefSeq v2.1, whole genome shotgun sequence, the following proteins share a genomic window:
- the LOC100873114 gene encoding single myb histone 5, whose protein sequence is MGARKQKWTSEEEAALRAGIARYGVGSWRLILKDKDFSSILSCRSNVDLKDKWRNINVFFTESGSMDKERTATKKNRAAPRRNDHPMANSIVASDVDDEIVDEQPIASMSSELWNVSIPKKSRSRLNNIILESVKNLNEPTGSHSTTIAKYIEEEYWPPSEFDRILSANLKDLTTSGELIEVNRKYRIAPAPGSMYSEGRSPETLLLEDMQREPQKIESDEIKTPTKSQVDFELADMITMTAKEAASAAARAIAEAEALMAEAEAATREAEAAEADAQAAQAFAEAVRNRNVTELIMAQS, encoded by the exons ATGGGTGCTCGAAAGCAAAAGTGGACTTCAGAGGAAGAGGCTGCTCTTAGAGCTGGCATAGCAAGGTATGGAGTGGGAAGTTGGCGCCTGATTTTGAAAGATAAAGACTTTAGTTCCATCTTGAGCTGCCGGTCAAATGTTGATCTAAAG GACAAGTGGCGCAACATCAACGTATTTTTCACCGAATCAGGCTCTATGGATAAGGAAAGGACTGCCACGAAGAAGAACCGAGCTGCTCCTAGGAGGAATGATCACCCAATGGCAAACAGCATAGTTGCTTCTGATGTTGATGACGAAATTGTTGATGAACAGCCTATAGCATCAATGTCAAGTGAACTGTGGAATGTTTCAATTCCAAAGAAATCGCGGTCAAG GCTAAACAATATCATATTGGAATCTGTCAAGAACTTGAATGAGCCTACAGGGTCACACAGCACTACGATTGCTAAGTACATAGAG GAGGAATATTGGCCACCTAGTGAGTTTGATCGCATATTGTCTGCAAACCTGAAGGACTTGACCACCAGTGGAGAACTGATAGAG GTTAATCGGAAGTACAGGATTGCACCTGCACCTGGTTCAATGTACTCTGAGGGACGAAGCCCCGAAACACTGCTGCTAGAAGACATGCAAAGAGAGCCCCAGAAAATAGAGAGTGATGAGATTAAAACCCCTACAAAATCTCAAGTTGATTTTGAATTGGCGGATATGATAACCATGACCGCCAAAGAGGCTGCATCCGCTGCTGCTCGTGCAATTGCAGAGGCAGAGGCTCTCATGGCAGAAGCTGAAGCAGCGACAAGAGAAGCGGAGGCGGCAGAAGCAGATGCCCAAGCTGCACAAGCTTTCGCGGAAGCAGTAAGGAACAGAAACGTCACAGAACTG ATCATGGCCCAGTCTTGA